The DNA window TTGAAATTAAGTAGATGTTTGTTTGGGGGTGGttggttatgttttttttttttcttatgttgTTTAATTTCTACTAACTTTGTGTTTGTAGTAGTGCATGTTTTATGTCATTTTGAATCTTCTTTGGGGTCACTAACTTGCTATGGTTTTAGTTCCCAAGCATTTTCGTGGCTTTTTGATTCGACTGGCTCTTATAAGATTGGGAACTATCTATAACTATTACTTGTTTACTAaatttcaaaccgtttttgaATTATTGGTCAActatgtttgattaatgttgGGTGTTTGGTTTCATCATCGAAGCTAATAGAGAACTGCCACTTGGGAAAATGCTTGTCCATTGAATCTTCTTCCTATTTATGGGCAATGTATGTGTTGTGTGATGTCTAGCAACTATTGTGGTGATTGACCTAGTTTTGGTGGTTAGTCTAATGGAGTAACACTTGTTCAAAATTCTAGATCTTTTCGACCTAATGTTTAATGGTTGTTTCTAAAAAGAGGTAATGGGTATGGTCCTTTTAGAGCGATCGAATGAAAGTGGTGGGTGGTTAATTGGTCCCGATTATGCTCCCCGAGTAAAATGGAGTCATACGTCGTAGCGCGAcgaataattttaactttaattttcttttcttttcttctcatGCATTGACTTTGTAAAAGATCTTTCCCATGATCTTGTGGTGAACAAATAAACTTTGTTATAGCTTTTGGACAAGTGATATTTGATGTGGGGGAGAGAACAATGGGAAACCACACAAACAGTGATCATAACAGGTGAGCTGAATTATTGTcaccttttattatttttctctcaaaatggtgGGGTACAAATACTTTAAACAAATGGAGATAGAAATGAATTATTGTTGtttgttgaatatatatgtatactATGCTTTCAGATATGCAGATAACATAGTTGAATCCCATAAAGTGATATGATTTGATTCTTGACAAGATTCTTTTGGCTTCTAATCACTTGTTTTTATTATCTTCAATTTATTATCCTTAATTTTAGCTtctcaaatttgtttttgttcccTAGCAAtgatgtatttttatttttaggtaaTATTTTATGTTGATAGAGTAGCTTATGAATAATTTGTATCATAAACTTGAATGGTTTgtaatttaatgaattaataaattttgtttatttttaaataaatataaaaaaaacttattttgctTTGCTTAATAATTCTACAATTTGAGTTGAGGTggaatttaacaaaattttgaattgacttaaaaaataatagataagTTATAGATAAATTGTAGGCTTTATTCTATTTTCTacaaattagaaaaacaaataataatttaaaatttttaaaaaaaattaaggaataaatatatataatgtggaGGATGATGTgagaaaatgttataaaataattatgaataaacaaccactaatatattttgaattttgggtTGGATCATATAGAGGAGGTCCATGTGCAAGAGCAATAAATGGATTACTTTAAGTGGGAATTGAAGTGGATTCACTTAGAAATCAAATTGGCCCAAttgtctaatatttttttaaaattattaatgtggTCTCTTTTCCTTTAGTTCACACTTCACACTATCAAAATTAAACtttctcattaaatttaaaataactcattttcatattatttaaattattaactaaaataaaatacacttatttttattctatttatttatttatttatgctgttactaattttttattaaaacaaaatccattttttaataaataaaaataaacaaggttattttaaataaccacCTGATTATCCAACTAACTAGGTTTCAAATAAGGCCCGGAATACCATAGGCTCATTTAGAATAAAGGtcattcattcaaaatattatttcggtttgattttttttttaaattcaaccataTTTAGAAATAGTTATATTgactctattattaattaaataactcaatttactaattaaattatgttttttaaaaaaaatatatatttttttaaaataactaataattaatattatttaaataaattaaaatttatttaaacaagaataaacacttaaaaaaatataaatatatttttaaaaataaataatattttaattatggaatttataatagaataaaataaatataatttttgaaaaataaaaataaaataataggaCAAAGCCTGACACACACGTGAGTTTTTATACTTTCTTATTAAACTACGACTCGATCCGCGCATACGCAGTAACAAAATCAAACCGTTGATCTAAATCAATCCACGGCTAAAAATAAACAACCATTCTCAACACAGATCAACAATATCCACCATCGATTCCTCTCTAAATCCAACGGTCCACCTTTCCTCGTCAGTATATATAAATCCCCTTCCACCATtccatcttcttcatcactcATCTGTGTTTTCTAAACCATCAAATTTACCTTAAAAATGTCGGGTCGAGGAAAAGGAGGAAAGGGTTTAGGAAAGGGAGGTGCTAAGCGTCATAGGAAGGTTCTACGTGATAACATTCAAGGTATAACTAAACCTGCAATTCGTCGTCTTGCTCGTAGAGGAGGAGTGAAGAGAATCAGTGGTTTGATCTATGAAGAAACTCGTGGTGTTTTGAAGATCTTTCTTGAGAATGTGATTCGTGATGCTGTTACTTATACTGAACATGCTAGGAGGAAGACTGTAACTGCTATGGATGTTGTTTATGCTCTTAAGAGACAAGGAAGAACTTTGTATGgatttggtggttgatttgttttgttttgttttagggTTTGTGAGATCTTGTTTTCTGGTGTTTTGTATATCTTTGATGGGTTAGGGTTTAATTGGTTTGATGTAGCTGTAATCTTTtcgtttttttaatgaaattgggTTGTTTTGAGAATCAAATCTGGTATAATCATTGTTTTTAGTGTTCATTGCAATGAATTGACAGGTTTGAAGGTTTATTTGTTGAGATTAAGAACTTTTTAGGGTTTAGGTGATGATTGGGCTAAACTATTTGAATCCCTCGGTTTCAGATTATGGAATAGATTTATTAGTTCAATATAGATTAATCTTTCATTTAAAAACCCTAAAGTTGTTATCTTGACAAAGATGCATCATTTCCAACTCAGAAGATGATAAAATTGGTTGAAAATTAGGATTTATTATTGGGGTAATTTATCTATTACTATTTTATGAAAGAATTTATTAATGAATCTGATTACCTATAATGTCTTAGAGCAAGTAAGTTATGACTTATGTGCGGACTATGTGCTT is part of the Impatiens glandulifera chromosome 1, dImpGla2.1, whole genome shotgun sequence genome and encodes:
- the LOC124920107 gene encoding histone H4; the protein is MSGRGKGGKGLGKGGAKRHRKVLRDNIQGITKPAIRRLARRGGVKRISGLIYEETRGVLKIFLENVIRDAVTYTEHARRKTVTAMDVVYALKRQGRTLYGFGG